One genomic window of Legionella jordanis includes the following:
- a CDS encoding pteridine reductase: MNLANKQALRVALVTGGGRRIGASIVKALHGAGFDVAIHCHHSLPQAKALAEQLNLRRAHSACVIQQNLHEADAAKQLIDKTISWKGRLDAIINNASMFAASDFGEDQHELWEAMFRLNVQLPFLLSCAAYPFLTVSRGIIINITDIHAEKPLKGYSVYCQTKAALLMQTKSLAREFAPEIRVNAVAPGAIIWPEHENALSPDKQQQIIASTPLKRHGNPDFVAQAVIALLENPYITGQVLNVDGGRSIV, translated from the coding sequence TTGAATCTGGCGAACAAACAAGCTTTAAGGGTGGCTTTGGTGACCGGGGGTGGCCGACGCATTGGCGCGTCCATTGTTAAAGCTTTGCATGGGGCAGGTTTTGATGTGGCCATTCATTGCCATCATTCATTGCCGCAAGCAAAGGCTTTGGCGGAGCAACTGAATTTAAGGAGGGCCCACAGTGCCTGCGTCATTCAGCAAAATTTGCATGAGGCTGATGCGGCCAAGCAATTAATAGACAAAACCATTAGCTGGAAGGGAAGGCTTGATGCCATCATTAACAATGCTTCCATGTTCGCAGCAAGCGACTTTGGAGAAGATCAGCATGAACTCTGGGAGGCTATGTTTCGGCTCAATGTCCAACTTCCCTTTCTGTTAAGTTGTGCCGCCTACCCCTTTTTAACTGTATCTAGGGGCATAATCATTAACATTACTGACATTCACGCTGAAAAGCCACTCAAAGGCTACTCTGTGTATTGTCAAACTAAGGCTGCCTTATTGATGCAAACCAAATCGTTAGCTCGCGAGTTTGCTCCGGAGATTCGCGTAAACGCTGTCGCTCCCGGTGCAATTATTTGGCCAGAGCATGAGAATGCATTAAGCCCGGACAAGCAACAGCAGATTATTGCAAGCACTCCACTTAAGCGCCATGGCAATCCAGACTTCGTTGCACAAGCAGTAATCGCTTTACTGGAAAATCCTTACATCACCGGTCAGGTTCTAAATGTTGATGGGGGAAGAAGCATTGTCTAA
- a CDS encoding tRNA dihydrouridine synthase, producing the protein MTRLFQKPFQLGNLNLASRLIQGPLAGFSCAPFRALFSHYQAPAYCVTEMLSAHDVLYKHHGHSRYLFRAEQEKLLCYQIAGSDPQLMAQAAVRLEALGADLIDLNCGCPKPKIRKKGAGSALLAEPSKLCQIVAAVRNRISIPLTVKIRLQGDLADTQLAKQIEEAGADALIVHGRHWTQDYDQPVNLQQIARIKQILNIPVIANGDIADQASLATAQHESGCDAYMISRAGTGKPWLYQELLNSEKITVDETTLKNLFLSHLQALADLEDDYKAMLQSKSLFRYYFKPWLSAEQLQQFYALDCLSSIERFLKQIVFF; encoded by the coding sequence ATGACCCGCCTTTTTCAAAAGCCTTTTCAGCTGGGAAACCTTAATTTAGCGAGTCGTCTTATTCAGGGTCCTTTGGCTGGTTTCAGCTGCGCCCCTTTTCGTGCGTTATTCTCGCACTACCAGGCACCGGCTTACTGCGTTACTGAAATGCTCTCAGCTCACGATGTATTATACAAGCATCACGGTCATTCTCGTTATCTTTTTCGTGCAGAACAAGAAAAACTTCTTTGCTATCAAATAGCTGGCAGCGATCCCCAGCTCATGGCCCAAGCTGCTGTTCGTCTGGAAGCCCTTGGGGCTGATCTCATTGACCTCAATTGCGGCTGTCCAAAACCTAAAATTCGCAAAAAAGGGGCTGGAAGTGCATTGCTTGCCGAACCATCAAAACTCTGCCAGATTGTTGCTGCAGTCAGGAACCGTATTTCAATTCCTTTAACCGTTAAAATCCGCCTTCAAGGAGATTTAGCAGACACGCAGCTGGCAAAACAAATCGAGGAAGCTGGCGCCGATGCCCTTATTGTTCATGGTCGGCATTGGACACAAGATTACGACCAACCGGTTAATCTTCAGCAGATAGCCAGGATAAAACAAATTCTCAACATTCCCGTTATTGCCAACGGTGACATTGCTGATCAAGCAAGTCTTGCAACGGCGCAACATGAAAGCGGCTGCGATGCTTATATGATTAGTCGTGCGGGTACCGGAAAGCCTTGGCTTTACCAGGAATTGCTGAATTCAGAAAAAATTACAGTGGATGAAACAACTTTAAAAAACCTTTTTCTGTCGCACCTGCAGGCATTGGCTGACCTCGAAGACGATTACAAGGCCATGCTGCAGAGCAAATCCTTGTTTCGATACTATTTTAAACCTTGGCTCAGTGCAGAGCAGCTGCAGCAATTTTATGCACTGGACTGCTTAAGCAGTATTGAACGGTTCTTAAAACAAATAGTTTTCTTTTAA
- a CDS encoding bifunctional glycosyltransferase family 2/GtrA family protein, which translates to MLANYPVLIIPAYNPDRRLLQLLQAHRQLKCPQPCIIVDDGSKAECQSLFQEFEQLGCIVLSHPKNLGKGAALKTAMNYYLERLSESFPGVITADADGQHSLEDILLLSQKFREEPLKLHLGVRRLGNKEVPFRSRFGNNLTKFLFNLLTGSQITDTQTGLRAIPLELTQYLVANSGSRYEFEFEMFFTAREHHIPIQETLIDTIYIENNKGSHFHPVWDSLRIYFIFLRFCSASMCSFLLDFGLFSMFYYFSAKPAWSVFTARLISSPVNFFLNKNISFRSNKKLLPASMQYFTLVIATVILSYYLMIGINSLGINLYISKIVAESLIYLFSFAVQYLLIFTRKRDF; encoded by the coding sequence ATGTTGGCCAATTATCCAGTTTTAATAATTCCTGCTTATAACCCGGATAGGAGACTTCTGCAATTGTTGCAGGCGCATAGACAATTAAAATGTCCACAGCCTTGCATTATCGTTGATGATGGCTCAAAAGCTGAGTGCCAATCTTTGTTTCAGGAGTTTGAACAGCTAGGATGCATTGTATTGTCTCACCCAAAAAATTTGGGAAAAGGCGCTGCACTCAAAACCGCCATGAATTATTACCTCGAAAGGTTGTCTGAGTCTTTTCCTGGAGTGATTACTGCTGATGCGGATGGCCAACATAGTCTTGAGGACATTTTACTTCTGAGCCAAAAATTCCGCGAAGAACCATTAAAACTCCATCTTGGCGTACGTCGACTCGGAAACAAAGAAGTGCCCTTTCGCAGCCGATTTGGTAATAACCTGACCAAATTCTTGTTTAATTTACTTACAGGAAGTCAAATTACGGACACCCAAACGGGTTTAAGAGCCATTCCCCTGGAATTAACTCAATATTTAGTTGCCAATTCCGGTTCCCGATATGAATTTGAGTTTGAAATGTTTTTTACCGCCAGGGAGCATCATATCCCAATTCAAGAAACACTTATTGACACCATCTACATTGAGAACAATAAAGGCTCACATTTCCACCCTGTATGGGATTCTTTGCGGATCTATTTCATCTTTTTACGTTTTTGCTCGGCATCAATGTGTTCTTTCCTGCTGGATTTTGGTCTGTTCTCAATGTTTTATTATTTTTCAGCTAAGCCAGCATGGTCGGTTTTTACAGCAAGATTAATTTCTTCGCCAGTCAATTTTTTTCTTAACAAGAATATTTCCTTCAGATCGAATAAAAAATTGCTGCCTGCGAGTATGCAGTATTTCACTCTGGTAATCGCAACGGTTATTCTTTCGTACTATCTGATGATCGGGATTAACTCTCTTGGTATAAATCTTTATATCAGTAAGATAGTGGCAGAAAGCTTAATTTATTTATTCAGTTTTGCAGTTCAATATTTGCTGATTTTTACCAGGAAAAGAGATTTTTAA
- a CDS encoding cold-shock protein, with protein sequence MSKTVCGVVKWFNDAKGFGFIEQDSGPDVFAHFKEISSPGFKTLAEGQRVQFVVTQGAKGLQAENITVI encoded by the coding sequence ATGTCTAAAACAGTATGTGGAGTTGTTAAATGGTTTAACGATGCCAAAGGATTTGGTTTTATCGAGCAAGATTCCGGTCCGGATGTATTTGCTCACTTTAAAGAAATTTCAAGCCCTGGTTTTAAAACCCTTGCCGAAGGTCAAAGAGTACAATTCGTAGTCACCCAAGGTGCAAAAGGCCTTCAGGCAGAGAATATAACTGTCATTTAA
- a CDS encoding protein-tyrosine phosphatase family protein has translation MIASTLNFNWVEGNLAVGGRFPMEAAEELAQKEGIRAIVDLRMEASDNEDILQRHGISFLRLPTEDRCAIAAPMINDGVEWVRNRLHAGTKVLIHCEHGIGRSALLALCTLVSEGIEPLDAMERLKKARPVVSPAPEQLEAFRGWIEHWPYAKTAFKVPSFEALSYIAYAHLRAS, from the coding sequence ATGATTGCTTCAACACTTAATTTCAACTGGGTAGAGGGAAATTTGGCCGTTGGAGGCCGTTTTCCCATGGAGGCTGCTGAGGAGCTTGCGCAGAAAGAAGGCATAAGAGCCATCGTCGATCTACGGATGGAAGCTTCTGATAATGAAGACATTCTTCAACGGCATGGCATTTCATTCCTTCGTTTACCGACTGAAGATCGCTGTGCCATCGCCGCACCAATGATTAATGATGGTGTAGAGTGGGTTCGAAATCGGCTTCATGCGGGCACTAAGGTCCTGATTCACTGTGAACATGGCATTGGTCGAAGTGCGCTTCTGGCTTTATGTACACTGGTTTCAGAAGGGATAGAACCTCTTGATGCTATGGAAAGGCTTAAGAAAGCCAGACCTGTAGTTTCTCCTGCACCTGAGCAGCTAGAGGCTTTTCGCGGTTGGATAGAACACTGGCCGTATGCTAAGACTGCCTTCAAGGTTCCGAGTTTCGAAGCCTTATCATACATCGCTTATGCTCACTTGAGAGCGTCGTAA
- a CDS encoding phosphoribosyltransferase — protein sequence MLVFGDHDEVFNARERVICIQLALAEARLRRGIHRHSLLVQSLIDAGQLWQALEDNANECIEDIAQISKWTMEIAKAVVHSWNSCFREVIAIRSGPKLSCDLICKARVPEGFLHYALYIEAYLEAAKQLPQGIWHVVGIRSIGTTLAAVVAAVLKSSNLITVRPSGKPYKRKLSPQDIERLPQDAMVAVVDEGPGLSGSTFLAVSQALKDRGCTVFLIPSHPNPPGRAGNINSQAKWESTCRVPADSLAVLEGMGQSERALKQWVEEQVGPVLHFKDVSCGRWRKQFYISDESIIESLDSSLCFMASTDKQKWLVKFCGLGRWGEHRYQLAKRLGEHGWTLETIALVHGFSLISWPDKACAYTGNDSDFPRSKAIVRAAEYLAFRAQYCHPPEGIRGASLQVLWNMVKTNVNIALNSIPKVLLDTESWLTSLEPEVSPIAQDARLQPYEWLITEDECLIKMNATDCHLGHDLIGPQDIAWDIAGLETEWQLTVDESNVVQEIIFNRTGRRRTQELLSIYRVAYRAFRMGQLWMGTENSGCQTETGRFLKAATKRMQASLVLAIEDWAKSRC from the coding sequence ATGCTTGTGTTTGGAGACCATGATGAGGTCTTTAATGCCAGAGAGAGAGTTATTTGTATACAATTAGCCTTAGCGGAAGCAAGGCTGAGGCGCGGAATACATCGCCATAGTTTATTGGTTCAGTCTTTAATTGACGCAGGACAGCTCTGGCAGGCACTTGAAGACAATGCGAATGAATGCATTGAGGACATAGCCCAGATCTCCAAATGGACAATGGAAATTGCAAAAGCGGTGGTCCACAGCTGGAACTCATGTTTTCGCGAGGTTATTGCCATTAGGAGTGGGCCCAAGCTCTCTTGTGATCTGATTTGTAAAGCGCGAGTTCCAGAAGGATTTCTTCATTATGCCCTTTACATTGAAGCCTATTTGGAGGCAGCAAAACAACTTCCTCAAGGCATATGGCACGTTGTAGGAATTCGAAGCATTGGAACCACACTCGCTGCTGTCGTTGCTGCCGTTCTTAAATCCTCGAACCTGATTACGGTACGTCCGAGCGGCAAACCGTATAAGCGTAAACTCAGCCCGCAAGACATCGAGCGCTTGCCACAAGATGCCATGGTTGCCGTGGTTGATGAAGGCCCCGGACTTTCGGGAAGTACTTTTCTAGCAGTTAGCCAAGCGCTCAAGGACAGGGGCTGCACGGTCTTCCTTATTCCAAGTCACCCCAATCCCCCTGGCCGAGCGGGCAATATTAATTCACAGGCCAAATGGGAGTCTACTTGTCGAGTACCGGCAGATAGCCTTGCTGTGCTTGAGGGGATGGGCCAGTCTGAACGGGCCCTTAAGCAATGGGTTGAGGAGCAAGTCGGCCCAGTGCTTCATTTCAAAGACGTTTCATGTGGGCGCTGGAGAAAGCAGTTTTATATTTCGGATGAGTCAATTATTGAATCACTGGATAGCTCGCTTTGCTTTATGGCAAGCACGGACAAACAAAAATGGCTGGTGAAATTTTGTGGGTTAGGACGTTGGGGAGAACACCGATACCAGTTGGCAAAGCGTTTAGGAGAACATGGATGGACTCTTGAAACGATTGCTCTGGTGCACGGCTTTAGCCTTATTTCCTGGCCAGACAAGGCTTGTGCTTACACAGGGAATGATTCTGATTTTCCACGCAGCAAAGCCATTGTACGAGCAGCGGAATATTTGGCATTCAGGGCTCAATACTGCCATCCCCCCGAGGGTATACGCGGTGCAAGTCTTCAAGTACTTTGGAATATGGTTAAAACAAACGTTAATATAGCTTTAAATTCAATTCCAAAGGTTCTTTTAGACACAGAGAGCTGGCTTACCTCTCTTGAGCCTGAGGTAAGCCCCATCGCTCAAGACGCTCGGCTGCAGCCATATGAATGGCTCATCACTGAAGACGAATGCCTGATTAAGATGAATGCAACTGATTGCCATTTGGGACATGATTTAATAGGACCGCAGGATATTGCTTGGGACATAGCAGGTCTTGAGACTGAGTGGCAATTAACTGTTGATGAGTCCAATGTCGTTCAAGAAATTATTTTTAATCGGACAGGACGACGGAGGACACAGGAACTTCTAAGCATTTATCGAGTTGCCTACCGCGCATTTCGAATGGGGCAACTTTGGATGGGCACCGAGAATTCAGGATGCCAAACGGAAACAGGCAGGTTTCTTAAAGCCGCAACTAAAAGGATGCAGGCTTCATTGGTACTCGCGATAGAGGACTGGGCAAAGAGTCGATGTTAA
- a CDS encoding L,D-transpeptidase family protein, protein MKIKAIFLMFSMVLPAALFASTAACPLSNGINVLTNKRILNICKQGTVVKAFKVALGYKGVGKKRAGDNKTPIGLYGLAHPRKSSQFKVFIPILYPTSKQLAAGYTGRDVGIHGPTQTPSLFGWLNHLPYSTRGCIAVGKNNQIEYVANWLKANPGARVLII, encoded by the coding sequence ATGAAAATAAAAGCAATTTTTTTAATGTTCTCTATGGTCCTTCCAGCTGCTTTGTTTGCTTCTACGGCAGCTTGTCCGTTATCGAACGGAATCAATGTGCTTACCAACAAACGAATTTTAAATATTTGTAAACAAGGTACTGTTGTTAAGGCTTTTAAAGTAGCTCTGGGATACAAAGGCGTTGGGAAAAAACGCGCAGGCGATAATAAGACGCCAATTGGTTTATACGGATTAGCACACCCAAGAAAATCCAGTCAGTTTAAAGTCTTTATTCCCATTCTTTACCCCACTTCAAAACAATTGGCCGCGGGATATACCGGTAGGGATGTAGGGATTCACGGCCCCACCCAAACCCCCAGTTTGTTTGGCTGGTTAAACCATTTACCCTACTCCACACGTGGATGCATTGCTGTAGGTAAAAATAACCAGATTGAGTACGTCGCTAATTGGCTAAAAGCCAATCCTGGGGCCAGGGTTTTAATCATTTAA
- a CDS encoding F-box protein — translation MHTNPSNQALSPFISLPHELKVLIVLFLSESDWFSLRLVNSAWKSAVAAVAKIHLDTVQRQFTQLLATDFDLLYKELMESLAHTFADKDTTNTVKKLMAMGESLAKLEEPLAKLLFLTENLEHLDRDLSTPFTDTSLNLIVPLIFPRRNEIRKVIQPTLEICQQFSQSYWFQNTLTYSELCPVHQVARTVSQARSKVRELERKNAPDIETPLRLPLLKDNPEESCRMPVSFSLSFFPKIKLTPPTLSPRKQTKEKEEQKSVPSPGCRE, via the coding sequence ATGCATACCAATCCCTCAAACCAGGCGTTATCACCCTTTATCAGCCTTCCCCATGAATTAAAAGTCTTAATTGTCCTGTTTTTATCCGAAAGCGATTGGTTTTCCCTGCGCCTGGTCAATTCGGCATGGAAATCCGCAGTAGCCGCTGTGGCAAAAATTCACTTAGACACGGTGCAGCGGCAGTTCACTCAATTGTTGGCGACCGATTTCGATTTGTTGTATAAGGAGCTCATGGAAAGTTTGGCGCACACATTCGCCGATAAAGACACGACCAATACAGTTAAAAAATTGATGGCAATGGGTGAATCCCTTGCAAAATTGGAAGAACCATTGGCTAAACTTCTATTCCTCACCGAGAATTTAGAACATTTAGATAGGGATTTATCCACTCCTTTCACCGATACTTCACTAAATCTTATTGTTCCTCTTATTTTTCCTAGAAGAAATGAGATAAGAAAGGTCATTCAACCGACTCTTGAAATTTGCCAGCAATTTAGCCAATCTTACTGGTTTCAAAACACCCTGACTTATAGTGAATTGTGCCCCGTACATCAGGTGGCGCGAACAGTTAGCCAAGCCCGCTCTAAAGTAAGAGAGCTAGAAAGGAAGAATGCTCCTGACATTGAAACCCCTCTGCGATTACCACTTTTGAAAGATAATCCTGAGGAAAGCTGTCGTATGCCTGTGAGCTTTTCCCTGTCCTTTTTCCCAAAAATCAAGTTGACGCCTCCTACTCTGAGTCCGCGAAAGCAGACAAAAGAAAAAGAAGAGCAGAAATCAGTTCCTAGTCCTGGGTGCAGGGAGTGA